A DNA window from Aminiphilus circumscriptus DSM 16581 contains the following coding sequences:
- a CDS encoding MOSC domain-containing protein — protein MSGRVVAVCIAASKGVPKEDVGVGLLVPEIGIEGDAHAGFAHRQVSLLNMEDIREMQAKLPELHPGSFAENLTVEGFDLGLLEIGHRFRVGEALLEVTQIGKECHTRCAIYHTTGDCIMPRKGIFCRVLKGGTVRRGDEVAFEAAEVASPKT, from the coding sequence ATGTCCGGGCGGGTCGTCGCCGTCTGCATCGCCGCGTCGAAGGGCGTTCCCAAGGAAGACGTCGGGGTTGGTCTTCTCGTTCCCGAAATCGGCATCGAAGGGGACGCCCACGCGGGCTTCGCTCATCGTCAGGTGAGCCTTCTGAACATGGAGGACATCCGGGAAATGCAGGCGAAACTTCCGGAACTCCATCCCGGAAGTTTCGCCGAGAACCTCACCGTCGAGGGATTCGACCTCGGGCTCCTCGAGATCGGTCATCGTTTTCGCGTGGGAGAGGCCCTGCTCGAAGTGACGCAGATCGGCAAGGAATGTCATACCCGTTGTGCGATCTACCACACCACGGGGGATTGCATTATGCCCAGGAAGGGCATTTTCTGTCGAGTGCTCAAGGGAGGAACGGTGCGGCGCGGTGACGAGGTCGCTTTCGAGGCCGCGGAAGTGGCGTCGCCGAAAACGTAA
- a CDS encoding 2-oxoacid:acceptor oxidoreductase family protein has product MQYVVVGLGGQGILFSSKVLGHIALGRGMHVLGSEVHGMAQRGGSVVSHFKVGNYLSPLVRSGDADILLAFDQNEGFRNLQFLKKGGQAVLNVHAPEALDNAHLRRFCDARNLRLCAIPGYDILREHMGGRFLFLNVLILGAMCGAGISDIPMEQMRQAVAELSPEKFREANCKVLELGYRHFTA; this is encoded by the coding sequence ATGCAGTATGTCGTAGTGGGACTCGGCGGCCAGGGAATTCTCTTCAGCAGCAAAGTCCTCGGGCATATCGCCCTAGGCCGGGGCATGCACGTGCTCGGCAGCGAGGTGCACGGCATGGCTCAGCGCGGCGGTTCCGTGGTGAGTCACTTCAAGGTGGGGAACTACCTGAGTCCTCTCGTGCGCAGCGGCGATGCGGACATCCTTCTCGCCTTCGACCAGAACGAGGGATTTCGCAATCTGCAGTTCCTGAAAAAGGGCGGACAGGCCGTCCTGAACGTACATGCCCCGGAGGCACTGGACAACGCGCATCTCCGGAGGTTCTGCGATGCCAGGAATCTGCGTCTCTGCGCCATTCCCGGCTACGACATTCTCCGGGAGCACATGGGAGGACGCTTTCTTTTCCTGAACGTGCTCATTCTCGGCGCCATGTGCGGCGCCGGCATCTCGGACATTCCGATGGAGCAGATGCGACAGGCCGTTGCGGAGCTGTCGCCGGAAAAGTTCCGGGAGGCGAACTGCAAGGTGCTCGAACTCGGATACAGGCACTTTACGGCATAA
- the lepB gene encoding signal peptidase I, whose translation MAAKPWWRETIETILWALALALILRTFVVQAFWIPSGSMIPTLEIGDRVLVAKFWYTFSEPKRGQIVVFKYPVDPQRDFVKRIVGLPGETVSMKDGVVYIDGNPIDDSYVRNHDYYDMEPVKVPEGQYFVLGDNRPNSQDARFWPDVHKFVPRSYLKGPAFVRYWPIARIGLLE comes from the coding sequence TTGGCAGCGAAACCGTGGTGGCGGGAAACGATCGAGACGATTCTTTGGGCACTTGCGCTCGCCCTGATTCTGCGTACCTTCGTGGTGCAGGCCTTCTGGATTCCCAGCGGTTCCATGATTCCGACCCTCGAAATCGGTGATCGAGTCCTGGTGGCAAAGTTTTGGTACACCTTCTCCGAGCCGAAGCGCGGGCAGATCGTGGTGTTCAAGTACCCCGTGGATCCCCAGCGGGATTTCGTGAAGCGCATCGTCGGGCTTCCCGGCGAGACCGTCTCCATGAAGGACGGCGTTGTCTACATCGACGGAAATCCCATTGACGACAGCTATGTGCGGAATCACGACTACTACGACATGGAACCCGTGAAGGTTCCCGAGGGGCAGTATTTCGTCCTCGGTGACAACCGCCCCAACTCCCAGGACGCCCGGTTCTGGCCGGACGTACACAAGTTCGTCCCCCGGAGCTATCTCAAGGGGCCGGCGTTCGTCCGCTACTGGCCCATCGCTCGCATAGGCCTTCTCGAATAG
- a CDS encoding CoA-binding protein, producing MTREEIIRRFVCAPSRVAVVGASPKPERPVNGVMEYLKGKGFSLFPVNPAYAGRDIHGVPCVGSLEDVPRPVDVVALFVSAEQQEDVLAALVRLPFKPVVWMQPGAENAEAERNLRAQDYDVVSGECLMAVSKARCMS from the coding sequence ATGACCAGAGAGGAAATCATTCGGCGTTTCGTCTGTGCTCCCTCGCGGGTCGCCGTGGTCGGTGCGTCGCCGAAGCCCGAACGCCCCGTGAACGGTGTCATGGAATACCTGAAGGGAAAAGGCTTTTCCCTCTTTCCCGTGAATCCCGCCTACGCAGGACGCGACATCCATGGTGTGCCCTGTGTGGGCTCTCTGGAGGATGTCCCTCGACCCGTGGACGTGGTGGCTCTCTTCGTCTCGGCGGAGCAGCAGGAGGATGTCCTCGCCGCGCTCGTCCGCCTTCCTTTCAAGCCCGTGGTATGGATGCAGCCCGGCGCGGAAAACGCCGAGGCGGAGCGGAATCTCCGCGCCCAAGACTACGACGTGGTGAGTGGGGAATGCCTCATGGCTGTCTCCAAGGCACGTTGCATGTCCTAG
- the iorA gene encoding indolepyruvate ferredoxin oxidoreductase subunit alpha, whose product MRKREILLGNEAIARGVVEAGCEVASAYPGTPSSEILPAIARFADELGTKTAVEWAVNEKVAFEVAAAAAFAGKRSCAVMKQVGLNVAADALMSVAYFELAGGFLVVVADDPGPHSSQTEQDSRAFAHFAKIPCFDPATAEEARDMVAVAYDLSEKYHMPVMLRPTGRVDHARQDVELREIAAPERPAKFTKDIRRWVCLPAHVRLNHPQLNAKNDAIREEFEMSFDAFTYEVPTKEKAKLGIVASGVSFAIVSDLLAAWGRTDVALLKIGTPVPLPVRRVESFLARHEKVLLLEETYPVIEEQLRDRTKVLGRWNGAVPREGELLPEVIAGIVARALGEPLPEETDPSLKAALEELQVKPRPPMLCPGCPHRASFFAIRKAVPNGIYPSDIGCYTLGVNQKTVDSAICMGASVTQPSGFHLAYRVDGKEQPIVATIGDSTFFHMGIPGLVNAVYNRHAFVLAILDNSITAMTGGQPNPAVGEKLRKGDSGRAVDIVGVVRGCGVSFVRTVEAYDIPAGIDVVKEAWEHARREKEPAVVLFRHPCMLLRCEQARIPVRVDQEKCVGCRFCINFFNCPALRFDEEKKKAFVDDRFCVACGVCREVCPHGAIVPIREEE is encoded by the coding sequence GTGCGCAAACGGGAGATCTTGTTGGGGAACGAGGCCATCGCCAGGGGGGTCGTCGAGGCAGGGTGCGAGGTGGCCTCGGCCTATCCGGGAACGCCTTCGTCGGAGATTCTTCCGGCCATTGCCCGGTTTGCCGACGAACTCGGAACGAAGACAGCCGTGGAGTGGGCGGTTAACGAGAAGGTCGCTTTCGAGGTGGCTGCTGCGGCGGCCTTTGCGGGAAAGAGAAGCTGTGCCGTCATGAAACAGGTGGGGCTCAACGTGGCGGCGGATGCGCTGATGAGCGTGGCCTATTTCGAGCTGGCCGGCGGCTTTCTGGTGGTCGTCGCGGACGATCCCGGCCCTCACAGTTCCCAGACCGAACAGGACAGCCGGGCCTTCGCCCATTTCGCCAAGATTCCCTGCTTCGATCCCGCCACGGCGGAGGAGGCCCGGGACATGGTGGCCGTTGCCTATGACCTCTCCGAGAAGTATCACATGCCGGTCATGCTCCGTCCCACGGGGCGGGTGGACCACGCGAGGCAGGATGTGGAACTTCGGGAGATCGCCGCACCGGAGCGCCCCGCCAAATTCACGAAGGACATCCGCCGGTGGGTCTGTCTTCCCGCCCACGTCCGCCTGAACCATCCCCAGCTCAATGCCAAGAACGACGCGATCCGGGAGGAATTCGAGATGTCCTTCGATGCCTTCACCTACGAGGTCCCGACGAAGGAGAAGGCGAAGCTGGGCATCGTCGCCTCGGGAGTGAGCTTCGCCATCGTCTCGGACCTCCTCGCCGCCTGGGGAAGGACGGATGTGGCGCTTCTCAAGATCGGCACGCCCGTGCCGCTCCCGGTGCGCCGGGTGGAGAGTTTTCTGGCCCGCCACGAGAAGGTGCTGCTTCTTGAGGAGACCTATCCTGTCATCGAGGAACAGCTCCGGGACCGGACGAAAGTGCTCGGGCGCTGGAACGGAGCGGTTCCGCGGGAGGGTGAGCTGCTTCCCGAGGTGATCGCCGGAATCGTGGCGAGGGCGCTGGGGGAGCCGCTTCCGGAAGAGACGGATCCTTCGCTGAAGGCGGCGCTGGAGGAACTGCAGGTGAAACCCCGTCCGCCCATGCTTTGCCCCGGCTGCCCTCATCGGGCGAGCTTTTTCGCCATCCGGAAGGCCGTTCCGAACGGAATCTATCCCTCGGACATCGGCTGTTACACCCTTGGGGTGAACCAGAAAACGGTGGATTCGGCGATCTGCATGGGCGCGTCGGTGACGCAGCCTTCGGGATTCCACCTGGCCTACCGGGTGGACGGCAAGGAGCAGCCCATCGTGGCCACCATCGGCGATTCTACCTTCTTCCACATGGGTATCCCTGGTCTGGTGAACGCCGTCTACAACCGCCACGCCTTCGTGCTGGCCATTCTGGACAACAGCATCACCGCCATGACGGGTGGGCAACCCAACCCGGCGGTGGGCGAGAAGCTCCGCAAGGGAGATTCCGGGCGAGCCGTGGATATCGTCGGCGTGGTGCGCGGCTGCGGCGTCTCCTTTGTGCGCACCGTCGAGGCCTACGACATTCCGGCGGGAATCGACGTGGTGAAGGAGGCCTGGGAGCACGCCCGACGGGAGAAAGAACCCGCGGTGGTGCTCTTCCGGCACCCCTGCATGCTCCTTCGGTGCGAACAGGCGAGGATTCCCGTCCGCGTCGATCAGGAGAAGTGCGTGGGCTGCCGTTTCTGCATCAACTTCTTCAACTGCCCCGCCCTGCGCTTCGACGAGGAGAAAAAGAAGGCCTTCGTGGACGACCGCTTCTGCGTCGCCTGCGGTGTCTGCCGTGAGGTCTGCCCTCACGGGGCCATCGTTCCGATTCGGGAGGAGGAGTAG
- a CDS encoding hybrid sensor histidine kinase/response regulator, which produces MKNRILLIEDEGELLANVGDLLELEGYTVLKAASGEEGIQLAEATLPDLIVCDILMPGVDGYGVLKTLRNSPATADIPFIFLTARTRAADVRNGMERGADDYVTKPFSGETLLRAVSARLARQALQESATAARYEELRGNLSMALPHELFTPLTILRANAEHLRNEWERMDQGQRNEHLDAILRASDRLCRITKNNLLYARLEIAHKDATYRRRFLQGETLSFRQSLSGVADRTAAEHERTSDLSLRIDADATLPIVDEHFRKIAEELLSNAFKFSSPGTAVTVRATVGEGVFRLSVHDEGSGMTSSQVERIGAYVQFNRQFLEQQGTGLGLVLAKRLAELHRGTFSVESAPDEGTTVTVVLPLKRRRPRAGTPS; this is translated from the coding sequence ATGAAAAACAGGATTCTTCTCATCGAGGACGAAGGTGAGTTGCTCGCGAACGTGGGGGATCTGCTGGAACTCGAGGGATACACGGTCCTCAAGGCCGCCTCCGGGGAAGAAGGCATTCAGCTCGCCGAGGCGACTCTTCCCGACCTGATCGTCTGCGACATTCTCATGCCCGGCGTGGACGGATACGGTGTCCTGAAGACCCTTCGGAACAGCCCCGCCACGGCGGACATTCCTTTCATCTTCCTCACCGCAAGGACAAGGGCGGCGGATGTCCGCAACGGTATGGAACGAGGAGCCGACGACTACGTCACAAAACCCTTTTCGGGGGAGACCCTTCTCCGGGCCGTTTCGGCGCGGCTCGCACGACAGGCACTCCAGGAAAGCGCCACGGCAGCCCGATATGAGGAACTGCGGGGCAATCTCTCCATGGCGCTTCCCCACGAACTCTTCACGCCCCTTACCATCCTGCGCGCCAACGCGGAGCACCTCCGGAACGAGTGGGAACGCATGGACCAAGGGCAGAGAAACGAACATCTGGACGCTATCCTGCGCGCTTCGGACCGCCTCTGCCGGATCACGAAGAACAACCTTCTCTACGCGAGACTGGAGATCGCCCACAAGGACGCGACGTACCGCCGTCGATTCCTTCAGGGAGAGACGCTCTCCTTCCGGCAGAGTCTTTCCGGCGTGGCGGACCGTACCGCCGCAGAACACGAGCGTACCTCCGACCTGTCCCTCCGGATCGACGCGGACGCAACGCTTCCCATCGTGGACGAGCATTTTCGCAAAATCGCGGAGGAACTCCTCTCCAACGCCTTCAAATTCTCTTCTCCGGGAACGGCGGTGACCGTCAGGGCAACCGTCGGGGAAGGGGTGTTCCGCCTCTCCGTCCACGATGAGGGAAGCGGCATGACATCCTCCCAGGTAGAGCGCATCGGCGCCTACGTGCAATTCAACCGACAGTTTCTGGAACAGCAGGGGACCGGACTGGGGCTGGTCCTCGCCAAGCGCCTTGCGGAGCTGCACCGAGGCACCTTCAGCGTGGAGAGTGCACCCGACGAGGGAACCACGGTCACGGTGGTGCTGCCGCTGAAGCGGCGACGCCCCCGGGCCGGCACTCCTTCCTGA
- a CDS encoding L-fuculose-phosphate aldolase, which translates to MLLAQERAAVVRYGRKLVAAGLTAGTGGNLSCRSPETGMVAISPSGMDYGEIAEEDVAVLSPSGEVVEGRRKPSSEWAMHLEAYRVRSDAGGVVHTHSPFATVLACLGWEIPPVHYLVGFAGKRVPCIPYVLFGTDELARSAASALGEGNAVLLGNHGLLAVGPTLSRAFATAEEIEFVAQVYYRTRCVGEPKVLSDGEMEPVLAKFAAYGQQ; encoded by the coding sequence ATGCTTCTGGCGCAGGAACGGGCCGCCGTGGTCCGTTACGGAAGGAAGCTCGTCGCCGCGGGGCTTACCGCGGGAACCGGAGGGAATTTGAGTTGCCGCTCTCCGGAGACGGGTATGGTGGCCATTTCGCCCAGCGGCATGGACTACGGGGAGATCGCGGAAGAGGATGTGGCGGTGCTCTCGCCTTCCGGCGAGGTGGTGGAGGGGAGGCGGAAACCTTCCTCCGAATGGGCCATGCATCTCGAGGCCTATCGGGTCCGGTCCGACGCGGGCGGAGTGGTCCACACCCATTCTCCCTTCGCCACGGTGCTCGCCTGCCTCGGCTGGGAGATCCCCCCAGTGCACTATCTGGTGGGGTTCGCCGGCAAGCGCGTGCCCTGTATCCCCTACGTGCTCTTTGGTACGGACGAACTGGCCCGGAGTGCCGCATCGGCCCTTGGAGAGGGGAACGCGGTGCTCCTGGGAAACCACGGCCTTCTCGCCGTCGGTCCCACGTTGTCCAGAGCCTTCGCCACCGCGGAGGAGATCGAGTTCGTCGCCCAGGTGTACTACCGGACGCGCTGTGTCGGCGAACCCAAGGTCCTCTCCGACGGGGAGATGGAGCCGGTCCTCGCCAAGTTCGCCGCCTACGGGCAGCAGTAG
- a CDS encoding ferritin-like domain-containing protein translates to MGQKVFDMKGALRYAIHAEIQASEFYGKWAENTKAGHLRSELEELTEWEDEHRKSLTAYYLRLFGEEPSIDPSLAVDPALRVQADEFKDFYSLLRIASTAYLSEMRAAELYEEMERHAEGEAKKLFTDLAAMERSHMDKALVRYNALRGEIEGPLMF, encoded by the coding sequence ATGGGTCAGAAAGTGTTCGACATGAAAGGTGCACTTCGATATGCCATTCACGCGGAAATTCAGGCGAGCGAGTTCTACGGAAAATGGGCGGAAAACACTAAGGCCGGTCATTTGCGGAGCGAGCTGGAGGAACTCACGGAGTGGGAAGACGAGCACCGGAAGTCGCTGACGGCCTATTATCTCCGCCTCTTCGGCGAAGAACCTTCCATCGACCCATCCCTCGCGGTGGACCCCGCTCTTCGGGTGCAGGCGGACGAATTCAAGGATTTCTACTCCCTGTTGCGCATCGCCTCCACGGCGTATCTCTCGGAGATGCGGGCCGCGGAGCTGTACGAGGAAATGGAGCGCCACGCCGAAGGCGAGGCGAAAAAGCTCTTCACGGATCTGGCGGCCATGGAGCGGAGCCACATGGACAAGGCTCTCGTGAGGTACAATGCTCTCCGGGGAGAGATTGAAGGACCGCTGATGTTCTAG
- the nifS gene encoding cysteine desulfurase NifS, which translates to MEQRRVYLDHSATTPVDDRVLEAMMPFFKVDFGNPNSIHAWGRRVREHVNGARERVASLLGAEPREIIFTGGGSEADNLAIKGAAFALKARGKHVITSAIEHHAVLDTVKWLGENGFDVTILPVDAQGMVSPETFRNSLREDTIFATVMYANNEVGTVQPIAELGAICRERGILFHTDAVQAAGHVPIDVRTLPVDMLTLSAHKMYGPKGVGALYVRRGVRIPPLVHGGGQEFGLRSGTENTAGIVGFGEAALLALDRFENGDDEKERFLRDKLIDGIQARIDAVLLTGHRTKRLPFHASVCIEHIEGEAMLLRLDAVGIGASSGSACTSGSLDPSHVLLAMGLSHVTAHGSLRLSLGKDTTEADIDYVLDALPPVVETLRAMSPFGRK; encoded by the coding sequence ATGGAGCAGCGCAGGGTGTATCTGGATCATTCGGCCACGACCCCCGTGGATGATCGGGTTCTGGAGGCCATGATGCCCTTTTTCAAGGTGGACTTCGGCAATCCTAACAGCATCCACGCCTGGGGGAGGCGTGTTCGGGAACATGTGAACGGGGCGAGGGAACGTGTCGCCTCTCTTCTCGGTGCCGAGCCGAGGGAAATCATCTTTACCGGCGGCGGCAGCGAGGCGGACAACCTGGCCATCAAGGGTGCGGCTTTTGCGCTCAAGGCAAGGGGAAAACATGTGATCACCTCCGCCATCGAGCACCATGCCGTGCTCGATACGGTCAAATGGCTCGGGGAAAATGGTTTCGACGTGACGATTCTCCCCGTGGATGCCCAGGGAATGGTCTCTCCCGAGACCTTCAGGAATAGCCTCCGGGAGGACACGATTTTTGCCACCGTCATGTACGCGAACAACGAGGTGGGGACAGTGCAACCCATCGCGGAACTGGGTGCGATCTGTCGGGAGCGGGGAATTCTCTTTCATACCGACGCGGTGCAGGCGGCGGGGCATGTCCCCATAGATGTGCGTACCCTTCCGGTGGACATGCTCACCCTTTCGGCGCACAAAATGTACGGCCCCAAGGGCGTCGGGGCGCTGTACGTGCGCAGGGGAGTGCGGATTCCGCCTCTTGTGCACGGAGGAGGTCAGGAGTTCGGCCTTCGTTCCGGAACGGAAAACACCGCGGGAATCGTCGGTTTCGGAGAGGCGGCGCTGCTCGCCCTCGACCGTTTCGAGAACGGTGACGACGAGAAGGAGCGGTTTCTCCGGGACAAACTCATCGACGGAATTCAGGCGAGGATAGACGCAGTGTTGCTCACGGGGCACCGGACGAAGCGCTTGCCCTTTCACGCCAGCGTCTGCATCGAGCATATCGAAGGAGAGGCCATGCTTCTCCGGCTCGACGCCGTGGGAATCGGGGCCAGCAGCGGTTCTGCCTGTACGTCGGGCAGTCTCGATCCGAGCCATGTGCTGCTCGCCATGGGGCTCTCCCACGTGACCGCCCACGGATCGCTCCGCCTCTCCCTGGGCAAGGACACCACCGAGGCCGACATCGACTATGTTCTGGATGCGCTGCCTCCCGTCGTGGAGACCTTGCGCGCCATGTCTCCCTTCGGCAGGAAATAA
- a CDS encoding PAS domain S-box protein, translating into MSDLSREKSLFSLAFFENPLAMAILRGDRIFSANSAFASLAGYSRHEQCSGESAPLLLPQITPFLTPKATEKKGQNIDFDTLFFPGYLHRQGGERLAVSFSVTALPPRHSDGAGTTLLLLRNNTACSGRASFSDPSMATLFRSIVDEADTFILRWLADGTILFANASYCAYRGLSPKDIVGQSVFEFVPPHERENLRWITTSLSPERPTFTREIWAYHQGKKRWQEWTQKGIFNASGHCMEIQEIGLDITDRVRAKHELEQLSRDLEEKITERTVELANLNRALLAEIGEREEIQQRLEREQHTLAFILDNTPNGVAFFDGRIISYVNREFTALTGYSLQHLGSVREWCRCFRPADEENSLCEQFWEGYLSDPAPYPVVLSIRCRNGEIRDIEFRASLSSADALRVIMLEDVTERKRNERHIAKALKYQQELTDTLTSVLENAPYGIVVTDGREIILVNPEFTLMTGYTRQDLPNRNAWFAALHPVTEEEEVPSADYDYWEVTNAEPESVIAPILCKSGEWKIAEFRRSRSLENGSFVIIVSDITERQRFAEELEKALQREKELNELKNTFISMVSHEFRTPMSTILSAATILDRHGESLKKPQIERYVESIHQGIFQMEHLLGNIIEAGRVESTNLTCLPRSVELRPLLATVVADVEAVLKQKGRIETTCEEDPEHSFIVDVDLLRPILTNLLSNAVKYSPETTKVFCGIRRQGEALRLDVRDSGIGIPQEDLGRLFHVFNRGRNVGTVRGTGLGLAIVKRCVSAHGGTISIDSVVNEGTVVTVLLPAGGSSTKGGEGTP; encoded by the coding sequence ATGTCCGACCTGTCTCGGGAGAAATCCCTTTTTTCTCTCGCTTTTTTCGAAAACCCCCTGGCCATGGCGATTCTCCGGGGGGACCGAATTTTTTCCGCGAACAGCGCGTTCGCATCCCTCGCAGGTTATTCCAGGCACGAACAGTGCTCGGGCGAGTCCGCTCCGTTGCTCCTGCCCCAAATCACGCCTTTCCTCACGCCCAAAGCAACAGAAAAAAAGGGGCAAAACATCGATTTCGACACGCTCTTTTTCCCAGGCTATTTGCATCGACAGGGTGGAGAACGCCTGGCAGTGAGTTTTTCCGTGACCGCGCTTCCGCCCCGTCACTCCGACGGAGCGGGGACGACGCTTCTCCTCCTCCGCAACAACACGGCGTGCTCCGGAAGGGCGTCCTTCTCGGACCCGTCCATGGCAACACTCTTCCGGTCCATCGTCGACGAGGCGGACACATTCATCCTTCGCTGGCTGGCGGATGGAACCATCCTCTTCGCCAACGCTTCCTACTGTGCGTATCGAGGACTGTCTCCCAAGGACATCGTGGGGCAGTCCGTCTTCGAGTTCGTCCCGCCCCACGAACGAGAGAACCTTCGGTGGATCACCACGAGTCTCTCTCCGGAGCGCCCGACCTTCACCAGGGAGATCTGGGCGTACCACCAGGGGAAAAAGCGCTGGCAGGAGTGGACGCAGAAGGGGATTTTCAATGCCTCCGGACACTGCATGGAAATCCAGGAGATCGGCCTGGACATCACGGACAGGGTTCGCGCCAAGCACGAACTCGAACAGCTCTCCCGAGACCTGGAGGAAAAGATCACCGAGCGCACGGTGGAACTCGCGAATCTCAACCGGGCGCTTCTCGCCGAAATCGGCGAACGCGAGGAGATCCAGCAGCGCCTCGAGCGCGAACAGCATACACTTGCCTTCATTCTCGACAACACGCCCAACGGCGTGGCGTTCTTCGACGGCAGAATCATCTCCTACGTGAACAGGGAATTCACGGCCCTCACGGGATATTCGCTGCAGCACTTAGGCTCCGTTCGGGAGTGGTGCCGCTGTTTCCGCCCCGCGGATGAAGAGAACTCCCTGTGCGAACAATTCTGGGAGGGATACCTCAGCGACCCGGCACCCTATCCGGTGGTCCTCTCCATACGCTGCCGAAATGGGGAAATACGGGACATCGAATTCCGGGCATCGCTTTCTTCGGCGGACGCGCTCCGTGTGATCATGCTCGAGGACGTGACGGAGCGCAAGCGCAACGAACGTCATATCGCAAAAGCGCTGAAATACCAGCAGGAACTCACGGACACCCTCACCTCCGTCCTGGAGAATGCCCCCTACGGTATCGTCGTCACCGACGGCAGGGAGATCATCCTGGTGAACCCAGAGTTCACTCTCATGACAGGCTACACGAGGCAGGACCTGCCCAATAGAAACGCCTGGTTCGCCGCACTGCACCCCGTCACGGAAGAAGAGGAGGTTCCCTCCGCCGACTATGACTATTGGGAGGTCACAAACGCCGAACCCGAGAGCGTCATCGCTCCCATCCTCTGCAAGAGCGGCGAGTGGAAAATAGCCGAATTCCGGAGATCCCGCTCGCTGGAAAACGGCTCCTTCGTCATCATCGTCTCGGACATCACGGAACGACAACGTTTCGCCGAGGAGCTGGAAAAGGCGCTGCAACGGGAGAAAGAGCTGAACGAACTCAAAAACACCTTCATCTCCATGGTCTCCCACGAATTCCGCACGCCCATGAGTACGATTCTCTCCGCCGCGACGATCCTCGACCGTCACGGCGAATCGCTGAAGAAACCACAGATCGAACGCTACGTAGAGAGCATTCATCAGGGAATCTTCCAGATGGAACATCTTCTGGGAAACATTATCGAGGCGGGACGGGTCGAATCGACGAATCTCACCTGTCTGCCCAGGTCTGTGGAGCTGCGGCCGCTCCTCGCCACCGTCGTCGCCGACGTGGAGGCCGTGCTCAAACAGAAAGGGCGCATCGAGACGACCTGCGAAGAAGATCCGGAGCACTCCTTCATCGTCGATGTGGACCTTCTTCGCCCCATTCTGACGAACCTGCTCTCCAACGCCGTCAAATATTCCCCCGAGACGACGAAGGTCTTCTGCGGGATCCGCAGGCAAGGAGAGGCGCTTCGCCTGGACGTCAGGGATTCGGGCATCGGCATTCCGCAGGAGGACCTCGGAAGGCTCTTTCATGTCTTCAACCGGGGACGCAATGTAGGAACCGTCCGCGGCACGGGGCTCGGACTGGCCATCGTGAAACGCTGCGTCAGCGCCCACGGAGGAACCATTTCCATCGACAGCGTCGTGAACGAAGGGACCGTCGTGACCGTGCTTCTGCCCGCTGGCGGCTCCTCCACAAAGGGGGGAGAGGGAACGCCATGA
- the nifU gene encoding Fe-S cluster assembly scaffold protein NifU translates to MYTETVRDYFLNPRNVGSLDHADGIGEVGNAKCGDVMKISIKVEDDRIADVRFETFGCAAAIASSSIATEMIKGKTLDEALKVTNKDVLDALGGLPAEKIHCSLLAEEGIRAAVEDYRSRMAERA, encoded by the coding sequence ATGTACACGGAAACGGTACGCGACTACTTTTTGAATCCCCGCAACGTGGGGAGTCTCGACCATGCCGACGGGATCGGCGAGGTGGGGAACGCCAAGTGCGGCGATGTGATGAAGATTTCTATCAAGGTCGAGGATGACCGCATCGCGGACGTGCGCTTCGAGACCTTCGGATGTGCCGCTGCCATCGCCAGCAGCTCCATCGCCACGGAGATGATCAAGGGGAAGACCCTCGACGAGGCGCTCAAAGTGACGAACAAAGATGTGCTCGATGCCCTCGGAGGGCTTCCGGCGGAGAAGATCCACTGCTCCCTCCTCGCTGAGGAGGGGATCCGGGCCGCCGTGGAGGATTACCGGTCTCGCATGGCGGAGCGCGCCTGA
- a CDS encoding acyl-CoA thioesterase: MRVEGTTSLRVRYAETDAMGVVYYGNYFTWFEVGRSAFCRDQGSPYPEWEARGVFLPCVESHCRYKQSARYDEEVLLRTWIEDVRDHSVTFAYRVERAEDGRLLAEGWTKHAFCDRQGKLLRRPQPFSEWLESVSDSKSNG, translated from the coding sequence ATGCGTGTCGAGGGAACGACCTCTCTTCGGGTTCGTTACGCCGAAACGGACGCCATGGGCGTCGTCTATTACGGCAACTATTTCACCTGGTTCGAGGTGGGGCGCTCCGCCTTCTGTCGGGACCAGGGGTCGCCCTATCCCGAGTGGGAGGCCCGCGGGGTGTTTCTTCCCTGCGTGGAATCCCACTGCCGGTACAAGCAGTCCGCGCGCTACGACGAAGAGGTGCTTCTCCGCACATGGATCGAGGATGTGCGAGATCACAGCGTTACCTTTGCGTATCGGGTGGAGCGCGCCGAAGACGGGCGCCTCCTCGCCGAAGGGTGGACGAAGCATGCCTTTTGCGACAGACAGGGAAAGCTCCTCCGGCGCCCTCAGCCGTTTTCCGAATGGCTGGAGAGCGTGTCGGATTCCAAATCCAATGGATGA